In Motilibacter rhizosphaerae, one DNA window encodes the following:
- the uvrB gene encoding excinuclease ABC subunit UvrB produces MRPVTDLQRSSATPFEVVSEYEPAGDQPAAIADLERRVRAGEQDVVLLGATGTGKSATTAWLVERLQRPTLVLEPNKTLAAQMANELREMLPHNAVEYFVSYYDYYQPEAYVPQTDTYIEKDSSLNEEVERLRHSATSKLLTRRDVIVVATVSCIYGLGTPQEYVDRSVELEVGMETDRDALLRRFVEMQYTRNDLSFTRGTFRVRGDTIEIIPMYEELAVRIEMFGDEVERLLVLHPLTGEVLKEEQTVRIFPATHYVAGPERMERAIKGIELELADTLSRMERQGKLLEAQRLRMRTTYDIEMMRQVGFCNGIENYSRHIDGREPGSAANTLLDFFPEDFLLVVDESHVSIPQIGGMYEGDMSRKRTLVEHGFRLPSAMDNRPLKWEEFLERIGQTVYLSATPGPYEMTRTGGEFVEQVIRPTGLVDPQVVVKPTKGQIDDLVHEIRVRAEKDERVLVTTLTKKMAEDLTDYLLELGVRVRYLHSEVDTLRRVELLRELRRGDYDVLVGINLLREGLDLPEVSLVAILDADKEGFLRSATSLIQTIGRAARNVSGEVHMYADKITPSMAQAIEETTRRREKQVAYNEARGIDPQPLRKRISDITEMLNREDADTAELLGGSGRQQSRGKSPVPGLSSRGEAGAHAGAVAGSMAASDLAQLIQTLTDQMHTAAAELQFELAARLRDEVHELKKELRGMRAAGV; encoded by the coding sequence GTGCGACCCGTGACCGACCTCCAGCGCAGCTCCGCCACCCCCTTCGAGGTGGTGAGCGAGTACGAGCCCGCCGGCGACCAGCCGGCCGCCATCGCCGACCTCGAGCGCCGCGTGCGCGCGGGGGAGCAGGACGTCGTCCTGCTCGGCGCGACCGGCACCGGCAAGAGCGCGACGACCGCCTGGCTCGTCGAGCGGCTGCAGCGCCCGACGCTCGTGCTCGAGCCGAACAAGACGCTGGCCGCGCAGATGGCCAACGAGCTGCGCGAGATGCTGCCGCACAACGCGGTGGAGTACTTCGTCTCCTACTACGACTACTACCAGCCCGAGGCCTACGTCCCGCAAACGGACACCTACATCGAGAAGGACTCCTCGCTCAACGAGGAGGTCGAGCGGCTGCGGCACTCGGCGACGAGCAAGCTGCTGACGCGGCGCGACGTCATCGTGGTCGCGACCGTCTCGTGCATCTACGGCCTCGGCACCCCGCAGGAGTACGTCGACCGCTCGGTCGAGCTCGAGGTCGGCATGGAGACCGACCGCGACGCGCTGCTGCGGCGCTTCGTCGAGATGCAGTACACCCGCAACGACCTCTCCTTCACCCGCGGCACGTTCCGCGTGCGCGGCGACACCATCGAGATCATCCCGATGTACGAGGAGCTCGCGGTCCGCATCGAGATGTTCGGCGACGAGGTCGAGCGCCTGCTCGTCCTCCACCCGCTCACCGGCGAGGTGCTCAAGGAGGAGCAGACCGTCCGCATCTTCCCGGCCACCCACTACGTCGCCGGTCCCGAGCGCATGGAGCGCGCGATCAAAGGCATCGAGCTCGAGCTGGCCGACACGCTGTCGCGGATGGAGCGGCAGGGCAAGCTGCTCGAGGCGCAGCGGCTGCGCATGCGCACCACCTACGACATCGAGATGATGCGCCAGGTCGGGTTCTGCAACGGCATCGAGAACTACTCCCGCCACATCGACGGCCGCGAGCCCGGCTCGGCCGCCAACACGCTGCTCGACTTCTTCCCCGAGGACTTCCTCCTCGTCGTCGACGAGTCGCACGTCTCCATCCCGCAGATCGGCGGGATGTACGAGGGCGACATGTCGCGCAAGCGCACCCTGGTCGAGCACGGCTTCCGGCTGCCGAGCGCGATGGACAACCGGCCGCTGAAGTGGGAGGAGTTCCTCGAGCGGATCGGGCAGACGGTCTACCTCTCGGCGACCCCCGGCCCGTACGAGATGACGCGGACGGGCGGCGAGTTCGTCGAGCAGGTCATCCGCCCGACCGGCCTGGTCGACCCGCAGGTCGTGGTCAAGCCCACGAAGGGCCAGATCGACGACCTCGTCCACGAGATCCGGGTGCGCGCGGAGAAGGACGAGCGCGTCCTCGTCACCACGCTGACGAAGAAGATGGCCGAGGACCTCACCGACTACCTCCTCGAGCTGGGCGTCCGGGTCCGCTACCTCCACAGCGAGGTCGACACGCTGCGTCGCGTGGAGCTGCTGCGCGAGCTGCGCCGCGGCGACTACGACGTGCTCGTCGGCATCAACCTGCTGCGCGAGGGGCTCGACCTGCCCGAGGTGTCGCTCGTCGCCATCCTCGACGCGGACAAGGAGGGCTTCCTGCGCTCGGCGACCTCGCTCATCCAGACGATCGGGCGCGCGGCCCGCAACGTCTCGGGCGAGGTGCACATGTACGCCGACAAGATCACCCCCTCCATGGCCCAGGCGATCGAGGAGACGACGCGCCGGCGCGAGAAGCAGGTCGCCTACAACGAGGCGCGCGGCATCGACCCGCAGCCGCTGCGCAAGCGGATCTCCGACATCACCGAGATGCTCAACCGCGAGGACGCCGACACCGCCGAGCTGCTGGGCGGCTCCGGGCGGCAGCAGTCGCGCGGCAAGTCGCCGGTGCCGGGCCTCTCGTCCCGCGGCGAGGCGGGGGCGCACGCCGGCGCCGTCGCGGGGTCGATGGCGGCGAGCGACCTCGCCCAGCTCATCCAGACGCTCACCGACCAGATGCACACGGCGGCGGCCGAGCTGCAGTTCGAGCTCGCCGCCCGGCTGCGCGACGAGGTCCACGAGCTGAAGAAGGAGCTCCGGGGGATGCGCGCCGCCGGGGTCTGA